Part of the Arsenicicoccus sp. oral taxon 190 genome, CCCTGCTGTCGGGGGAGTATGACGAGCGCGAGGCCGTCGTCACGATCCGCTCGGGCGCGGGTGGCGTGGACGCCGCCGACTTCGCCGAGATGCTGATGCGGATGTACCTCCGGTGGGCCGAGCGGCACGGCTACCCGACCAAGGTGATGGACACGTCCTACGCCGAGGAGGCGGGCCTGAAGTCCGCGACCTTCGAGGTCAACGTGCCCTACGCCTTCGGCAACCTGTCCGTCGAGGCCGGCACGCACCGCCTGGTGCGGATCAGCCCCTTCGACAACCAGGGCCGGCGTCAGACCAGCTTCGCCGCGGTCGAGGTGATCCCGCTCATCGAGACCACCGACACCATCGAGATCCCCGACAACGAGCTGAAGATCGACGTCTTCCGCTCCTCGGGCCCCGGCGGCCAGTCGGTCAACACCACCGACTCCGCGGTCCGGATGACGCACATCCCCACCGGCATCGTCGTGTCGATGCAGAACGAGAAGTCCCAGATCCAGAACCGCGCCGCCGCGCTGCGCGTCCTGCAGTCCCGCCTGCTGCTGCAGAAGAAGCAGGAGGAGGACGCCAAGAAGAAGGAGCTCGCCGGCGACGTCAAGGCGAGCTGGGGCGACCAGATGCGGTCCTACGTGCTGCACCCCTACCAGATGGTCAAGGACCTGCGGACCGAGCACGAGGTCGGCAACACCTCGGGCGTCCTCGACGGGGACATCGACGGCTTCATCGAGGCGGGGATCCGCTGGCGGCGCAGCCGGGTCGACGCTGAGTGACCGGTGGTGGCGGCTACGTCACCCGTCCGTCGCTCGTCCGGTGGCATCCGGGTGGCTCGCCGAGACTTCACTTCGCCGTGATCATGCCGTGACCTACGCTGGGGCCATGGCTCTGATGTGGGGGGACTCCGGCAAGGATCGCGAGATCGCGCTCCTCCGGCGCCGGGTGAGCCTGCTCGAGGAGCAGGTGCGCGTGCTCGCGCGCTTCACCGGCATGGACGCCAACCACCTGCCCCAGGAGCAGGAGGTGCTGGGCGCCGAGGCACAACGGCTGGCGATCGAGGGTCACAAGATCGCCGCCATCAAGTCGCACCGCGAGGACAGCGGCGCCGACCTCGTGACCGCCACGCGGGACGTCGAGGCCTTCCTGGCCCAGCACGAGCGCGTCTAGCACCCAGCCGGTCGGCGGTCGTGCACGCCGCTGGGTGACGGGACGTCACGATGCGCAACGCCGACGCGCTCCCGCAATCCCCGGGTCTGTCAGCCTCGCCCCCTAGGCTCGTGCTGCCGGTGGCACCGACCAGCCCCGGCCGCTCCGGCACGAGGATGAGGCACACCCCCCGATGATCAGGTTCGACCACGTCTCCATGGTCTACCCGCGCTCGACGCGTCCCGCGCTGGACGACGTCAGCGCGAGCATCGAGCGAGGCCAGTTCACGTTCGTCGTCGGGTCCTCCGGGTCGGGCAAGTCGACCATGCTGCGGCTGATCCTCAAGGAGGAGGCGGCCACCAGCGGGCGGGTCCAGGTGGCCGGCCGCGAGCTGGACCGCATCTCCCGGCGGGAGGTGCCGGCGCTGCGCCGCGAGATCGGGTGCGTCTTCCAGGACTTCCGGCTGCTGCCTGGCAAGACCGTGGCCGCCAACATCGCCTTCGCCCTGCAGGTCCTCGGCGCGCGGGGCCGCGAGGTGCGCCGGGCCGTGGACGAGTCGCTGGAGCTGGTCGGGCTCGAGGGACTCGGCCGTCGCTTCCCGCACCAGCTCTCCGGCGGCGAGCAGCAGCGGGTCGCCATCGCGCGAGCCCTCGTCAACCGCCCCAAGATCCTGCTGGCCGACGAGCCCACCGGCAACCTCGACCCCGCGACCAGCCTGGACATCGTGGACCTGCTCCACCAGATCAACCAGCGCGGCACGACGGTGCTCATGGCCACCCACGACGACGAGATCGTCGACGCGATGCGCAAGCGCGTCATCGAGCTCGACGAGGGCCGGCTGGTCCGTGACGACGCCTCGGGGAGCTACAGCCTGACCCGCCCGGTCGGCCTGCGCGGCGCCCGCAGCGAGGCGCGCGGCGAGGCGCGGGGCGAGGCCCCCGACGAGACGCTGGGCGCGGGCCGCGCCGGCGTCCGGGACGACCAGGGCCGGCCGGGTGACGGCGACCCGGGGGGGCGGGGCGGGCGGCATACGGCCGAGGGGCGCACGCCCCGGGGCGCCACGCGAGAGGAGCAGGCCCGATGAGACTGGGCTTCGTGCTCGCCGAGGCCGGGACCAACCTGCGCCGCAACCTGTCCATGACCGTGTCGGTCGCCCTGGTGACCATGGTCAGCCTGCTCTTCCTCGGCGTCGGGCTGCTGAGCTATCAGCAGGTCCAGACGATGAAGGGCTACTGGTACGACAAGATCCAGGTCTCGATCGTGCTCTGCAACGCCACGAGCGGGCAGGCGGCGTGCGCCAAGGGGGCGGCGACCGACGCCGACCGCAAGGCCATCGAGAAGCAGCTCGACGCCATGCCGATCGTGGAGCAGCGCTACTTCGAGAGCCAGCAGGAGGCCTACGAGAGGTTCCGGCAGGAGTTCCGCGACAACCCGATCGTCGCTGGGACCAAGCCCGAGCAGCTCAAGGCGTCCTACCGGCTCAAGCTGCGCGACCCCCAGCAGTACTCCCAGATCACCAGCACCTTCCAGGGCTCCCCGGGCGTGGAGAAGGTCGAGGACCAGCGCAAGGTCGTCGAGCCGCTCATCGACCTGCTCTCCACACTGACCCTCGCCACCGTCGCGCTCGCCGCGGTGATGCTCGTGTGCGCCGTGCTCCTCGTCGCCACGACCATCCGTCAGTCGGCCTACACGCGACGGCGCGAGACCGGGATCATGCGGCTCGTCGGCGCGAGCTCGGCCACGATCCGGGCACCCTTCGTCATCGAGACGGTAGTCGCCTCGCTCCTCGGGGCCGCCCTCGCGACCGCCCTGCTGTGGGGGCTGCTCGGTTGGCTGGCCCGGCAGCAGGCCGGCCAGCTCGTGATCTTCGGCGGGGTCTCCGTCGTCGGGCCGAGCGACCTGTGGCGGGTGGTCCCGTGGCTCGTGGGGGTGGCCGTCCTCATCGCCCTCGTGACCTCGTGGGTGTCCCTGCGGCGCCACTTGCGCGTATGACGCTCCGCTGTCACGCCTTAGCCCGTTCAGGGGATGCGAAGGTCGCAGACGGGTGAACAAGCGTGCTCGGAAGGGTGCGATGTTGCCTCTGGGGGTGGTGGGACTACTGGTGCGGGTGGTACCAACTTGTCTCGGCGGAGTCGCTCGGCGTCCGCCCGGCACCGCCGGCCTTGAACCTCCAGGACGTCCGTCATGAGCCATCGCCTTCGAGCCCGCGCGCTGCGTGGATCGCTCGCCCTCGCCTGCGCCCTGACCCTCGCCGCACCCACCACCGCCTCAGCCTTCCAGCTCCGCGGCGACGACGACACCCTGCGTGACCGCCAGGCCCAGGTGCAGGACGACCTCGCGTCGCTGCGCGGCCAGCTGACGATCACCTCCGCCGACCTCGCCCAGGCCTACACCGCCCTCACGCAGGCCCAGGCCCAGCTGCCGGGAGCCCGCTCCCGCGAGGCCACCGCCGTCGCCGCGCTCGCCGAGGCGCAGCGCAGGGACACCGAGCTCGCCGGCCGGCTGCGTCAGGCCACCGCCGACGAGACCGACGCCGCAGCCGCCCTCGAGCGCAGCCAGGAGTCGCTGGCCAAGGCGTCCGGGCGCATGGGTCAGGTCGCCGCCGAGATGCAGGACCCCACCGGCGGCCAGCTCGACCAGATCGGCATGCTGGTCGACGCCAAGACCCCCGACGAGCTCTACTCGCGCTACTCGCTGCTGGAGACCGTGGGGTCGCTGCAGGCACGCGACGCCCGCGACCTCGCCACCGTCCGCGCCGACGCCACCGCCAAGGAGGCCCGGCTGCAGGCCGTCCGCGACGAGGTCGCGCGGCTCAAGGCCGAGTCCGCCGCCAACGTCACCGCCCGCTCCGAGGCCCAGGCCCAGGCCCAGGCCGCCCGGGCTCAGGTGGAGCAGCTCGTCGCCCAGAGCGCCCAGGCCAAGGCCGCCGTCGAGTCCCGCAAGGCCGCCGAGCAGCAGCGCCTCACCCAGCTGGACGCCGAGGCCTCCGCCCTGTCCGCCGAGCTCGCCGACCGGGAGCGCCGCCGCAAGGCCGCCGAGGCGGCGGCCGCCGCCGAGCGGGCCCGTCAGGCGCGCGCCGCCCAGCAGGCCCAGGAGGCCCAGGAGGCCCGGGAGGCCGCCCGCCGCAAGGCTGCCGCCGACGCGCAGCGGACCCAGCGGGGGCAGGCACCCGCCCCGCAGGCCCCCGCCCCTGCCCCGGCCGCGCCCGCACCGGACCCGGCACCCCCCGCGCCCGCACCCGACCTCGGCGGGGGCCGCCTTTCCCGGCCGGCCGTCGGGCCCATCACCTCCCCCTACGGGATGCGCTTCCACCCCGTGCTGCACTACACCAAGCTGCACACCGGCACCGACTTCGGCATCCCGTGCGGCACCCCCGTCTACGCCGCCGCCGACGGGTCGATCATCTCCGCCGGGTTCAACGTCGCCTACGGCAACCGCGTGGTCATCGACCACGGCACCGTCGACGGCGCCGACCTCGCCACCACCTACAACCACCTCACGTCGATCTCGGTCTACGGCGGCCACGTCAGCCGCGGCCAGCTCCTCGGCTACTCCGGGACCACCGGCTTCTCCACCGGCTGCCACCTGCACTTCGAGACGCTGGTGGACGGGCGGTTCCAGGACCCGATGCGGTGGCTGTGACGGCGGGGGCACGGCATACGGCCCGGGCCTGAAACCGGCACGACCACCCAGGTGACCCGCAGGTAGACTGGACAGCTATGGCCAGGGAGCAGGGCACGAAGGTGATCGCGCGCAACAAGAAGGCGCGCCACGACTACCACATCCTCGACACGTGGGAGGCAGGCATCGTCCTGTCCGGCACCGAGGTCAAGTCGCTGCGCCAGGGCCGGGCCAGCCTCGTCGACGGGTTCGCGCAGGAGTACCGCGGCGAGCTCTACCTCGAGGGCGTCCACATCCCGGAGTACTCCCAGGGCACCTGGACCAACCACGCCGCCCGCCGCCGCCGCAAGCTGCTGCTGCACCGCGACGAGCTGCGCAAGATCTTCGCCGAGTCGCAGGAGAGCGGGCACACCATCGTCCCGCTCGAGCTCTACTTCAAGGACGGCAAGGCCAAGGTCGAGATCGCGCTCGCCAAGGGCAAGAAGCTCTACGACAAGCGGCAGACCCTGCGCGAGCGGCAGGACACCCGGGAGGCGCAGCGGGCGATGTCCAACGCCTTCAAGCGAGGTCGCAGCTGACCCACGGCCGAGGTGGGAGGCCGAGGCATGGGGCCCAGGCAGGGGCGGAGGTGTGCGCCGAGGTCGGTCCAGGGGGAGCGGGTCGGATAGATTCGCCGTCAGAGTGGCGCACCGACGACCAGGGGGTAGCCCGTGACCACCGATCCACGCCCGCACCTGCGGACCGCACGAGCGCTGGCCGTGCTGGCCGTCACGCTGTGGCTGATGCTGCTCGGGCTGGCGCCCGCGGGGGCCGCGTCGGGCGGTGACCGGGTCACGCGGCTCGTCGTCGACTACGTCCTCGACGCCCAGGGCGGGGTCTCGGTGACGGAGACCTACGACTACCGGTTCACCACCAGCGGCCGGCACGGCATGGAGCGGACCATCGCGACCGCCCAGGGCTACACCCCCACCGAGGACAACCCCGCCGGGTCCGACGGCTCCAGCGGCGCCACCTCGCAGGAGCGCCACTACGAGATCAGCGACATCTCGGCCAGCAGCCCCAGCGGCGCCCCCGCCCAGCTCAGCGTCCGGGACCAGGGCGACGCGACCGTGCTGCGCGTCGGCTCGCCGAGCCGCACCGTCCAGGGCGACCAGCAGTACGTCCTGAAGTACCACCTCGCCCACGTCGTCAACGAGCAGCCGAGCGACGTGGAGTTCTACTACAACGTGCTCGGCAACTCCTGGCGGGTGCCCTTCGACGCCGTCGAGGTGACGGTCCGCGGGCCGGGATCGGCCGCCGTCACCAAGGCCGCCTGCTACTACGGCGCCTTCAAGAGCAGCGAGAAGTGCGAGGCCACGCCGGGAAACCCCGCGCGGTTCAGCGCCCGCGACCTGGCGGTCATGCAGAACATGTCGGTGGTGGCGGCGCTGCCCCGCAGCGCGTTCACGGACGTCAGCAAGGACGTCCGCGACGCCGGGTCCGCCGGGTCGGGCGGGCCCTACATCTCGCCGGAGTCCGCTCGCGTGCGCACCCTCAGCCAGCTGGGGATCGGGGTCGGCGCGCCGCTGCTCGCGCTCGCCGGCATGGGCGCCCTGGTCTGGCGCCGCGGCCGCGACGAGCGGTATGTCGGGCTGGCCCCCGACACCCTGCCCGCCCCCGGCCAGCAGGTGGCCACGCGCCGGGGCGGCAAGGCGCCGGTGACCGCGGTCCGCTTCAACCCGCCGGACGACGCGACGCCGGGTCTGATCGGCACGATCTACGACGAGAGCGCCGACACCATCGACGTGTCGGCGACCGTGATCGACCTGGCCGTGCGCGGCTACCTGCGGATCGAGCAGACCCAGGATGCAGGGGTCTTCCAGACCTCCGACTGGAAGCTGGAGTACCTCGGCACCCCCAAGCCGGGCGACCGCGGGCTCCTCACCTACGAGCGGACCGTGCTCGACGGCATCTTCAGCCTCGGCACCCCCGTGATGATGTCCGAGCTCAAGAACCACTTCGCCGGCACGCTGGCCATTGCCAAGCAGGAGATGTATGCCGAGACCGTGCGGCGCGGGTGGTTCCGCCAGTCGCCGGAGCGCGTCCGGCAGGGCTTCGGCTGCCTGACCTGGCTGCCCTTCGCGCTGATCTTCGCGTGGATGTTCTTCGGCGCCGGGTCCTTCGCCGGGGCGCTGGCCAGCGACGGCGTCGCCGGGTTCGACCTGCCGGTGCCGTCGCTCATGGTGGCCGCCGCGGGTCTGCTGTCGGTGCCGTTCATCATGCGCTGGCTCGTCAAGAAGCTCCCCGCGCGCACCGCCGACGGGTCGGCCGTGCTCGAGCAGACGAAGGGCTTCCGGGAGTACCTCCTCACGGCCGAGGCCGAGCAGATCAAGTACGACGAGGCCCTGGACATCTTCAGCCGCTACCTGCCCTACGCCGTGGTCTTCGGCGTCGCCGACCGGTGGGCCAGGATCTTCGCCCGGGTCGCCGAGATGGCGCGGGCGGACGGCTACGACGTGGGCGTCCCGACCTTCTACGTCTGGTACGGCGGCGGCTTCGGTGGGTTCGGGGACTTCGGCCACGCCGTGGACTCGTTCTCGTCCTCGGCGGCGGGGACCTTCACCTCGACGCCGGGATCCTCGGGAGGCAGCGGCTTCGGCGGGGGCGGCTTCGGGGGCGGGGGCGGCTTCTCCGGCGGCGGGGTCGGGGACGGCGGCGGCGGCTCCTGGTGACCTGGTGACCTACCTCGGGTAGGTCACTCGACGACGAGGAGGAGGTCGCCGCCCTCCACCGCCTGGGTCGCGCCGATCGCCAGGCGCGCGACGCGGCCGCCGACGGGGGTCGTGATGGCGGCCTCCATCTTCATGGCCTCGATCGTGGCGACCTGGTCCCCGGCGGCCACCTCGTCGCCCTCGGCGACCGCCAGCGTCACCACCCCGGCGAAGGGCGCGGGGACCTGCCCGGGCACCGAGGTGTCGGCCCGCTCCGCCTGGGCGACGTTGGACCTCACCGACTCGTCCCGGACCTCGATGGTGCGCATCTGGCCGTTGATGGTGCACATGACGTTGCGCATCCCGCGGGCGTCGGCGTCGCCGATGGCGGTGAGCCCGAGCAGCAGCGTCTTGCCGCGCTCCATCTGCACCTCGTGCTCCTCGCCGACCGCGAGGCCGTGCAGGAACTCCCGGGTGTTGAGCACGGACAGGTCGCTGAAGGCGTCCCGCGCGGCGAGGAACTCCTTGGTCGGGCCGGGGAAGAGCAGCCGGTTGAGCGTCATCCGCGGCTCGTCCGCCAGGGCCTGCTCGTCGTCGGCCGACAGCTCGGTCTCCACGGGCCGGGTGCGCCGGCCTTCCAGCGCCTTGGTCCGGAACGGCTCCGGCCAGCCGCCGGGCGGGGTGCCGAGGTCGCCGTTGAGGAAGCCGATCACCGAGTCGGGGATGTCGAACCGCTGCGGGTCGGCCTCGAACGCCGCCGGGTCGGCCCCGGCTCCCACCAGCGCCAGCGCCAGGTCCCCGACCACCTTGGACGACGGCGTCACCTTGACGATGTTGCCGAGGATGTCGTTGGCGGCGGCATACATGTCCTCGATGGCCTCGAACCGGTCGCCGAGGCCGAGCGCGATGGCCTGCTGGCGCAGGTTGGACAGCTGCCCGCCGGGGATCTCGTGGGTGTAGACGCGACCGGTCGGGCCGGCGAGCCCGGACTCGAAGGGGCCGTAGAGCCGCCGGATGGCCTCCCAGTAGGGCTCGAGGTCCATGACGGCGTCCAGGTCGAGGCCCGTCGCGCGGTCGGTGCCGTCGGTGGCCGCGACCAGCGCGGACATCGACACCTGGGAGGTGGTGCCCGCCATCGAGGCGGCCGCGACGTCGACCGCGTCGACCCCGGCGGAGATGGCCGCGAGCAGCGTCGCGAGCTGGCCGCCCGCGGTGTCGTGGGTGTGCAGGTGCACCGGCAGGTCGAATCGCTCCCGCAGCGCCTGCACCAGCCGGGCGGCGGCCGGGGCCCGCAGGAGGCCCGCCATGTCCTTGATGCCGAGCACGTGCGCCCCGGCGTCTACCAGCTGCTCGGCGAGCCGCAGGTAGTAGTCGAGGGTGTAGAGCTCCTCGCGCGGGTCGAGCATGTTGCCGGTGTAGCAGAGCGCGGCCTCGGCGACGGCGTGGTCGGTCCCGCGGACCGCCTCGATGGCGGGACGCATCTGGTCCACGTTGTTGAGCGCGTCGAAGATCCGGAAGACGTCCACGCCGGTGCGCGCCGCCTCGGCGACGAAGGCGTTGGTCACCGACAGCGGGTAGGGCGTGTACCCCACCGTGTTGCGGCCGCGCAGCAGCATCTGGATCGGCAGGTTGGGCATCGCCTCGTGCAGCTGCCCGAGCCGCTCCCACGGGTCCTCGTGCAGGAAGCGCAGCGCCACGTCGTAGGTCGCGCCGCCCCACGCCTCGACCGAGATCAGCTGGGGCAGCATGCGGGCCACGTATGGCGCCACGTGCAGCATGTCTCGCGTCCGCACCCGCGTGGCGAGCAGCGACTGGTGGGCGTCCCGGAAGGTCGTGTCCGTCACGGCCACCGGCTCCTGGTCGCGCAACGCCCGGGCCCAGCCCTCGGGGCCCAGGTCCAGGAGGCGCTGCCGGGACCCGGCGGGCGGGTCGGCGCGCCATACGTCCTCGGAGAGGTGCGGGAGCTTCTCGCGGGCCGAGCGCTCGGTGCGCTGCGGTCCGTGGGGCTGGTTGACGGTGATGCCGGCCAGGTAGGTGAGCAGCTTGGTGCCGCGGTCGGCGGGCATCCGGTTGTCGAAGAGCGAGGGCCGCTCGTCGATGAAGCTCGTCGTGATCCGCCCCGCGATGAAGTCGGGGTCGCTGATCAGCGACTCGAGGAAGGTGATGTTGGTGGAGATCCCGCGGATCCGGAACTCCTGCAGCGCCCGCTGCGCCCGCTGCACCGCGGTGCGGAAGTCCCGGCCGCGGCAGGTCAGCTTGACCAGCATCGAGTCGAAGTGGGCGCCGACCTCGGCGCCGTCGAAGACCGTGCCGCCGTCGAGGCGCACGCCCGCACCGCCGGGGGAGCGGTAGACCATGATCCGCCCGGTGTCGGGCCGGAAGCCGTTGGCGGGGTCCTCCGTGGTGATGCGGCACTGCAGCGCCGCCCCGCGCAGCCGGACGGTGTCCTGCGACAGCCCCAGCTCGGCCAGGGTCTCCCCGGCCGCGATCCGCAGCTGGCTGGAGACGAGGTCGACGTCGGTGACCTCCTCGGTGACGGTGTGCTCGACCTGGATGCGGGGGTTCATCTCGATGAAGACGTAGCGCCCGTCCGGCCCGAGCAGGAACTCCACCGTCCCGGCGTTGACGTAGCCGATCTGCCGCGCGAACCGCACCGCGTCCGCGCACATCCGGTCGCGCAGCTCGGGGTCGAGGTTGGGGGCGGGGGCGACCTCGACGACCTTCTGGTGACGGCGCTGCACCGAGCAGTCCCGCTCGAAGAGGTGCATGACCTCCCCGGTCTTGTCGGCGAGGATCTGGACCTCGATGTGCCGCGGGTCGACCACGGCCTCCTCGAGGTACATCCGGTCGTCGCCGAAGGCGCTCGCCGCCTCCCGCTGCGCCTCCTCGATCGCGGCCCGCAACCGGTCGGCCGAGGCCACGCGCCGCATCCCGCGGCCACCGCCGCCGCTCACCGCCTTGACGAAGAGCGGGAACCCGATCTCCTCCGACGCCGCGACCAGGGTGTCCACGTCGTTGCTGGGCTCGGAGTCCCGCAGCGTGGGCAGCCCGGCGTCCTGCGCCGCGTGGATGGCGCGCGCCTTGTTGCCCGTCAGCTCCAGCACGGTGTGCGCCGGGCCGACGAAGGTGATGCCCTCCTCCTCGCAGCGCTGGGCGAGGTCGGGGTTCTCCGACAGGAAGCCGTAGCCCGGGTAGATCGCGTCGGCCCCCGCCTCCCTGGCGGCGGTGATGATGCCCTCCACGTCGAGGTAGGCCCGCACCGGGTGCCCCTCCTCGCCGATCTGGTAGGACTCGTCGGCCTTGA contains:
- the prfB gene encoding peptide chain release factor 2, which produces MAADFSEEIKNLRATMTYVREVTNLDALATQIADLEKQASAPDLWDDPDAAQQVTSALSRANSERDRIVEMDQRIDDLEVLVEMGQEESDAATLAEAETELASIHKAVGELEVRTLLSGEYDEREAVVTIRSGAGGVDAADFAEMLMRMYLRWAERHGYPTKVMDTSYAEEAGLKSATFEVNVPYAFGNLSVEAGTHRLVRISPFDNQGRRQTSFAAVEVIPLIETTDTIEIPDNELKIDVFRSSGPGGQSVNTTDSAVRMTHIPTGIVVSMQNEKSQIQNRAAALRVLQSRLLLQKKQEEDAKKKELAGDVKASWGDQMRSYVLHPYQMVKDLRTEHEVGNTSGVLDGDIDGFIEAGIRWRRSRVDAE
- the ftsE gene encoding cell division ATP-binding protein FtsE; the encoded protein is MIRFDHVSMVYPRSTRPALDDVSASIERGQFTFVVGSSGSGKSTMLRLILKEEAATSGRVQVAGRELDRISRREVPALRREIGCVFQDFRLLPGKTVAANIAFALQVLGARGREVRRAVDESLELVGLEGLGRRFPHQLSGGEQQRVAIARALVNRPKILLADEPTGNLDPATSLDIVDLLHQINQRGTTVLMATHDDEIVDAMRKRVIELDEGRLVRDDASGSYSLTRPVGLRGARSEARGEARGEAPDETLGAGRAGVRDDQGRPGDGDPGGRGGRHTAEGRTPRGATREEQAR
- the ftsX gene encoding permease-like cell division protein FtsX is translated as MRLGFVLAEAGTNLRRNLSMTVSVALVTMVSLLFLGVGLLSYQQVQTMKGYWYDKIQVSIVLCNATSGQAACAKGAATDADRKAIEKQLDAMPIVEQRYFESQQEAYERFRQEFRDNPIVAGTKPEQLKASYRLKLRDPQQYSQITSTFQGSPGVEKVEDQRKVVEPLIDLLSTLTLATVALAAVMLVCAVLLVATTIRQSAYTRRRETGIMRLVGASSATIRAPFVIETVVASLLGAALATALLWGLLGWLARQQAGQLVIFGGVSVVGPSDLWRVVPWLVGVAVLIALVTSWVSLRRHLRV
- a CDS encoding M23 family metallopeptidase, which translates into the protein MSHRLRARALRGSLALACALTLAAPTTASAFQLRGDDDTLRDRQAQVQDDLASLRGQLTITSADLAQAYTALTQAQAQLPGARSREATAVAALAEAQRRDTELAGRLRQATADETDAAAALERSQESLAKASGRMGQVAAEMQDPTGGQLDQIGMLVDAKTPDELYSRYSLLETVGSLQARDARDLATVRADATAKEARLQAVRDEVARLKAESAANVTARSEAQAQAQAARAQVEQLVAQSAQAKAAVESRKAAEQQRLTQLDAEASALSAELADRERRRKAAEAAAAAERARQARAAQQAQEAQEAREAARRKAAADAQRTQRGQAPAPQAPAPAPAAPAPDPAPPAPAPDLGGGRLSRPAVGPITSPYGMRFHPVLHYTKLHTGTDFGIPCGTPVYAAADGSIISAGFNVAYGNRVVIDHGTVDGADLATTYNHLTSISVYGGHVSRGQLLGYSGTTGFSTGCHLHFETLVDGRFQDPMRWL
- the smpB gene encoding SsrA-binding protein SmpB, with product MAREQGTKVIARNKKARHDYHILDTWEAGIVLSGTEVKSLRQGRASLVDGFAQEYRGELYLEGVHIPEYSQGTWTNHAARRRRKLLLHRDELRKIFAESQESGHTIVPLELYFKDGKAKVEIALAKGKKLYDKRQTLRERQDTREAQRAMSNAFKRGRS
- a CDS encoding DUF2207 domain-containing protein, producing MTTDPRPHLRTARALAVLAVTLWLMLLGLAPAGAASGGDRVTRLVVDYVLDAQGGVSVTETYDYRFTTSGRHGMERTIATAQGYTPTEDNPAGSDGSSGATSQERHYEISDISASSPSGAPAQLSVRDQGDATVLRVGSPSRTVQGDQQYVLKYHLAHVVNEQPSDVEFYYNVLGNSWRVPFDAVEVTVRGPGSAAVTKAACYYGAFKSSEKCEATPGNPARFSARDLAVMQNMSVVAALPRSAFTDVSKDVRDAGSAGSGGPYISPESARVRTLSQLGIGVGAPLLALAGMGALVWRRGRDERYVGLAPDTLPAPGQQVATRRGGKAPVTAVRFNPPDDATPGLIGTIYDESADTIDVSATVIDLAVRGYLRIEQTQDAGVFQTSDWKLEYLGTPKPGDRGLLTYERTVLDGIFSLGTPVMMSELKNHFAGTLAIAKQEMYAETVRRGWFRQSPERVRQGFGCLTWLPFALIFAWMFFGAGSFAGALASDGVAGFDLPVPSLMVAAAGLLSVPFIMRWLVKKLPARTADGSAVLEQTKGFREYLLTAEAEQIKYDEALDIFSRYLPYAVVFGVADRWARIFARVAEMARADGYDVGVPTFYVWYGGGFGGFGDFGHAVDSFSSSAAGTFTSTPGSSGGSGFGGGGFGGGGGFSGGGVGDGGGGSW
- a CDS encoding pyruvate carboxylase: MFRKVLVANRGEIAVRAFRAATELGITTVAVFPYEDRKAEYRLKADESYQIGEEGHPVRAYLDVEGIITAAREAGADAIYPGYGFLSENPDLAQRCEEEGITFVGPAHTVLELTGNKARAIHAAQDAGLPTLRDSEPSNDVDTLVAASEEIGFPLFVKAVSGGGGRGMRRVASADRLRAAIEEAQREAASAFGDDRMYLEEAVVDPRHIEVQILADKTGEVMHLFERDCSVQRRHQKVVEVAPAPNLDPELRDRMCADAVRFARQIGYVNAGTVEFLLGPDGRYVFIEMNPRIQVEHTVTEEVTDVDLVSSQLRIAAGETLAELGLSQDTVRLRGAALQCRITTEDPANGFRPDTGRIMVYRSPGGAGVRLDGGTVFDGAEVGAHFDSMLVKLTCRGRDFRTAVQRAQRALQEFRIRGISTNITFLESLISDPDFIAGRITTSFIDERPSLFDNRMPADRGTKLLTYLAGITVNQPHGPQRTERSAREKLPHLSEDVWRADPPAGSRQRLLDLGPEGWARALRDQEPVAVTDTTFRDAHQSLLATRVRTRDMLHVAPYVARMLPQLISVEAWGGATYDVALRFLHEDPWERLGQLHEAMPNLPIQMLLRGRNTVGYTPYPLSVTNAFVAEAARTGVDVFRIFDALNNVDQMRPAIEAVRGTDHAVAEAALCYTGNMLDPREELYTLDYYLRLAEQLVDAGAHVLGIKDMAGLLRAPAAARLVQALRERFDLPVHLHTHDTAGGQLATLLAAISAGVDAVDVAAASMAGTTSQVSMSALVAATDGTDRATGLDLDAVMDLEPYWEAIRRLYGPFESGLAGPTGRVYTHEIPGGQLSNLRQQAIALGLGDRFEAIEDMYAAANDILGNIVKVTPSSKVVGDLALALVGAGADPAAFEADPQRFDIPDSVIGFLNGDLGTPPGGWPEPFRTKALEGRRTRPVETELSADDEQALADEPRMTLNRLLFPGPTKEFLAARDAFSDLSVLNTREFLHGLAVGEEHEVQMERGKTLLLGLTAIGDADARGMRNVMCTINGQMRTIEVRDESVRSNVAQAERADTSVPGQVPAPFAGVVTLAVAEGDEVAAGDQVATIEAMKMEAAITTPVGGRVARLAIGATQAVEGGDLLLVVE